One Spiroplasma endosymbiont of Cantharis nigra DNA segment encodes these proteins:
- the rpsJ gene encoding 30S ribosomal protein S10, whose protein sequence is MAQQKIKIKLKGYDHAIVDQAIAKIIEAAESTGAKVRGPIPLPTEKQIITILRATHKYKDSREQFEMRTHKRILEIVEPTPKTMDSLTRVQLPTGVNIEIKL, encoded by the coding sequence ATGGCTCAACAAAAAATAAAAATAAAATTAAAAGGTTACGACCACGCTATTGTTGATCAAGCAATTGCAAAAATTATTGAAGCAGCTGAATCAACTGGAGCTAAAGTTCGTGGACCAATTCCATTACCAACAGAAAAGCAAATTATAACAATATTAAGAGCTACTCATAAATATAAAGATAGTAGAGAGCAGTTCGAAATGAGAACACATAAAAGAATACTTGAGATAGTTGAACCAACACCAAAAACAATGGACTCATTAACAAGAGTTCAATTACCAACTGGTGTTAACATCGAAATTAAACTATAG
- the rplC gene encoding 50S ribosomal protein L3 yields MKGILGRKLEMTQMFSENGKLIPVTVIAVEQNTVLQVKSVEKDGYQALKLGTIDKRANLFNKPDMGQFKKVNSEPKRFVKEIRDMEGYETGAVINAADVFNAGEFVDVTGISKGKGFAGAIKRHNYSRGPMGHGSGYHRGIGSMGAIINRIFKSKKMAGHMGHEQVTIQNLEVVKIDVEKNLVLVKGSVPGPRKGFVVIKQNVKGRKAQEAVSLLSRNTATKAVVEPTPAPVVEETAPAAE; encoded by the coding sequence ATGAAAGGAATCTTAGGACGTAAGTTAGAGATGACTCAAATGTTTAGTGAAAATGGTAAATTAATTCCGGTCACTGTTATTGCAGTAGAACAAAACACAGTTTTACAAGTAAAATCAGTAGAAAAAGACGGATACCAAGCATTAAAATTGGGGACAATCGATAAAAGAGCTAACTTATTTAATAAACCAGATATGGGTCAATTTAAAAAAGTTAACTCAGAACCTAAGCGCTTCGTAAAAGAAATCAGAGATATGGAAGGATACGAAACTGGTGCAGTAATTAATGCAGCCGACGTATTCAACGCTGGTGAATTTGTGGACGTTACAGGTATATCAAAAGGTAAAGGATTTGCAGGAGCAATTAAAAGACATAATTATTCAAGAGGGCCAATGGGCCACGGGTCAGGATATCATAGAGGTATCGGGTCAATGGGAGCAATTATTAATAGAATCTTCAAATCTAAAAAAATGGCAGGTCACATGGGACATGAGCAAGTGACAATCCAAAACTTAGAAGTAGTAAAAATTGATGTTGAAAAAAATTTAGTTTTAGTTAAAGGATCTGTTCCGGGTCCAAGAAAAGGCTTTGTTGTAATTAAACAAAACGTTAAAGGTAGAAAAGCGCAAGAGGCTGTTTCATTGTTATCAAGAAACACTGCTACTAAAGCTGTGGTTGAACCAACTCCAGCTCCTGTAGTTGAAGAAACAGCTCCTGCAGCTGAATAA
- the rplD gene encoding 50S ribosomal protein L4: MKAKVLDVKGTSLKEITLNDKVWGVEPHQQAIFDTVVSQQAALRQGTKKTKTRAEVRGGGRKPWRQKGTGRARQGSIRSPQWRGGGIVFGPTPNINYKKAVNKKVRQLAIRSALSIKAKELNLVILDKFAFSKPSTKEMLSVMKNIKIEDQKTLIVTKEHEEIVVKSAGNIPGVKTLDFQKMNIFDLLNATKLVVTEDTVNKIEEVYA, encoded by the coding sequence ATGAAAGCAAAAGTTTTAGATGTTAAGGGAACATCTCTTAAAGAAATTACATTAAATGATAAAGTTTGAGGTGTAGAGCCTCATCAACAAGCTATTTTTGATACAGTTGTTTCACAACAAGCTGCATTAAGACAAGGAACAAAAAAAACAAAAACTAGAGCAGAAGTGCGTGGTGGAGGTAGAAAACCTTGAAGACAAAAAGGTACAGGACGTGCCCGTCAAGGATCAATTAGATCTCCACAATGAAGAGGTGGGGGAATTGTATTTGGTCCTACACCAAACATTAACTACAAAAAAGCTGTAAATAAAAAAGTTAGACAATTAGCAATTAGAAGTGCTTTAAGTATTAAAGCAAAGGAATTAAATTTAGTAATTTTAGATAAATTTGCATTCTCAAAACCTTCAACAAAAGAAATGCTAAGTGTTATGAAAAATATTAAAATTGAAGATCAAAAGACATTAATAGTAACTAAAGAACACGAAGAAATAGTTGTTAAATCAGCAGGTAACATTCCAGGAGTTAAAACATTAGACTTCCAAAAAATGAATATATTTGATTTATTAAATGCAACTAAATTGGTTGTTACTGAAGATACTGTTAATAAAATCGAGGAGGTGTATGCATAA
- the rplW gene encoding 50S ribosomal protein L23: MHLTQVIKKPLLTEKTYLGQQNGAYTFIVDKKANKTLIKKTFEEIFKVKVKDVRTMNYDGKEKRMGKYVGTKASFKKAVIVLKDGETLDILSDL; this comes from the coding sequence ATGCATTTAACACAAGTTATTAAAAAACCTTTGTTAACTGAAAAGACTTATTTAGGTCAACAAAATGGTGCGTACACATTCATTGTTGATAAAAAAGCTAACAAAACTCTAATTAAAAAAACATTCGAAGAAATATTTAAAGTCAAAGTTAAAGATGTAAGAACTATGAACTATGACGGAAAAGAAAAAAGAATGGGTAAATATGTTGGAACAAAAGCGTCTTTTAAAAAAGCTGTAATAGTATTAAAAGATGGAGAAACATTAGATATCTTATCAGACTTATAA
- the rplB gene encoding 50S ribosomal protein L2, producing the protein MPIKKYKPTTNGRRNMTSLDYSILTTSKPEGSLVSKLNEKAGRNNHGQITTRHKGGGHKRKYRIIDFKRNKLDIAGKIATIEYDPNRNSFICLVNYIDGEKRYILFAKGMQVGQEVISSENADIKTGNAAPLKNIPEGTLIHNVELRPGKGGQIARSAGSSVQILGKDEEGKYVTLRLGSGEVRKVLAECYATIGEVGNEEYNLVNWGKAGRNRWRGIRPTVRGSVMNPIDHPHGGGEGRAPIGRKAPLTPWGKKALGVKTRDKKKASTKLIVRRRNDNK; encoded by the coding sequence ATGCCAATCAAAAAATATAAGCCTACGACCAATGGTCGTAGAAACATGACTAGCTTAGATTATAGTATCCTTACAACTTCAAAGCCGGAAGGTTCATTAGTTTCAAAACTAAATGAAAAGGCTGGAAGAAATAATCACGGTCAAATAACTACTCGCCATAAAGGTGGAGGACATAAAAGAAAATATCGTATCATCGATTTCAAACGTAATAAATTAGATATTGCTGGAAAAATCGCAACTATTGAATATGATCCAAACAGAAATTCATTTATTTGTTTAGTAAATTATATCGATGGGGAAAAAAGATACATCTTATTTGCAAAAGGAATGCAAGTAGGACAAGAAGTAATTTCTAGTGAAAATGCAGATATCAAAACTGGTAATGCAGCACCACTAAAAAATATTCCTGAAGGAACATTAATTCACAATGTTGAATTAAGACCAGGAAAAGGTGGACAAATTGCACGTAGTGCAGGAAGTTCAGTACAAATTTTAGGTAAAGATGAAGAAGGTAAATATGTCACTTTACGTTTAGGTTCAGGAGAAGTTAGAAAAGTACTTGCCGAATGTTATGCAACAATTGGTGAAGTAGGAAATGAAGAATATAATTTAGTAAACTGAGGAAAAGCTGGAAGAAATCGTTGAAGAGGAATTAGACCAACTGTTCGTGGTTCTGTTATGAACCCAATCGATCACCCTCACGGAGGGGGAGAAGGTCGTGCTCCAATCGGACGTAAAGCTCCATTAACACCATGAGGTAAAAAAGCTCTTGGTGTAAAAACACGTGATAAAAAGAAAGCTTCTACTAAATTAATAGTAAGAAGAAGAAATGATAACAAATAG
- the rpsS gene encoding 30S ribosomal protein S19 — translation MSRSLKKGPFADDYLIKKVEAIGEKKEIIKTWSRRSTIFPSFVGHTFGVYNGKEFITVYVTEDMVGHKLGEFSPTRKFGGHGDDKKKKK, via the coding sequence ATGTCAAGATCATTAAAAAAAGGTCCCTTTGCAGATGACTATTTAATTAAAAAAGTTGAAGCAATAGGTGAAAAAAAAGAAATTATTAAAACTTGATCACGTCGTTCAACAATCTTTCCAAGCTTTGTTGGTCACACATTTGGAGTTTACAACGGGAAAGAATTTATCACAGTTTATGTTACAGAAGATATGGTAGGTCACAAATTAGGAGAATTTTCACCAACACGTAAGTTTGGTGGTCATGGTGATGATAAGAAAAAGAAAAAATAA
- the rplV gene encoding 50S ribosomal protein L22, protein MEAKAKLTMIRISPRKVRLVADTIRSKKISEAVAILQNQDKRSSEPVLKLLNSAVANAVNNNGMEADQLFVKTIFVNEGPTLKRFRPRAHGRAYEILKRTSHITIVVSDER, encoded by the coding sequence ATGGAAGCAAAAGCAAAATTAACAATGATTAGAATCTCACCAAGAAAAGTTAGACTAGTAGCTGACACTATCAGAAGTAAAAAAATATCAGAAGCTGTAGCAATTCTTCAAAACCAAGACAAAAGATCTTCAGAACCAGTATTAAAATTATTAAACTCAGCTGTAGCAAATGCTGTTAACAATAACGGTATGGAAGCTGATCAATTATTTGTTAAAACAATCTTCGTAAATGAAGGACCAACATTAAAACGTTTTAGACCAAGAGCTCACGGAAGAGCTTATGAAATTTTGAAAAGAACTAGCCATATTACAATAGTGGTTAGCGACGAAAGATAG
- the rpsC gene encoding 30S ribosomal protein S3, with product MGQKVSPNVLRIGIIRGWDNRWYAEKGEYVKWLHQDIKIRKAVEKQLKNAAVSKIEIERTKKEITLVIRSARPAIVLGQEGKNVENIVLTVRKTIKDRKADVKVKVIEIKNPDVDAKLVAQFIGEQITNRASFRTVQKLAIRKALKAGAKGIKTAVSGRLGGVEMARTEGYLEGSVPLSTLRSDIDYALYEARTTYGQIGVKVWINHGEIIGKQNQNNSKAIEDKKPQRTPREVK from the coding sequence ATGGGACAAAAAGTATCTCCAAATGTTTTACGAATAGGTATTATTAGAGGTTGAGATAACCGCTGATATGCTGAAAAAGGTGAATATGTTAAGTGATTGCATCAAGATATCAAAATTAGAAAAGCTGTTGAAAAACAATTAAAAAACGCTGCTGTTTCAAAAATTGAAATCGAAAGAACTAAAAAAGAAATCACTCTAGTAATTCGTTCTGCACGTCCAGCTATTGTTCTTGGACAAGAAGGTAAAAATGTTGAAAATATCGTTTTAACAGTTAGAAAAACAATAAAAGATAGAAAAGCTGACGTAAAAGTTAAAGTAATTGAAATAAAAAATCCAGATGTTGATGCAAAATTAGTTGCACAATTTATTGGAGAACAAATTACAAATCGTGCATCATTTAGAACTGTACAAAAATTAGCTATTAGAAAAGCTTTAAAAGCTGGAGCTAAAGGAATTAAAACTGCAGTTTCTGGAAGACTTGGAGGAGTTGAAATGGCTCGTACTGAAGGATACCTTGAAGGTTCAGTACCATTATCAACTTTAAGAAGTGATATTGATTATGCTCTATATGAAGCAAGAACTACATATGGACAAATCGGGGTTAAGGTTTGAATTAACCACGGGGAAATTATAGGAAAACAAAACCAAAACAATTCGAAAGCGATTGAGGACAAAAAACCTCAAAGAACACCAAGGGAGGTTAAATAG
- the rplP gene encoding 50S ribosomal protein L16, whose translation MLMPKRVKFRRPHRVSYEGKAKGGKFIAFGEYGLMSLDGNWITSRQIEAARIAMTRYMKRFGKVWIRIFPHMAITKKPLEVRMGSGKGSPEEWVAVVKTGQFMFEVGGVSEEVAREALRLAMHKLPVRCKIVKRGDE comes from the coding sequence ATGTTAATGCCCAAAAGAGTTAAATTCCGTCGTCCTCACAGAGTGAGTTACGAAGGAAAAGCAAAAGGTGGAAAATTTATCGCATTTGGTGAGTACGGATTGATGTCATTAGATGGTAATTGAATTACTTCAAGACAGATAGAAGCGGCTCGTATTGCTATGACACGTTATATGAAACGTTTTGGTAAAGTTTGAATTAGAATCTTCCCTCATATGGCAATAACTAAAAAGCCATTAGAAGTACGTATGGGTTCAGGGAAAGGATCTCCTGAAGAATGAGTAGCAGTTGTTAAAACTGGCCAATTCATGTTTGAAGTTGGTGGAGTTTCAGAAGAAGTTGCTCGTGAAGCCTTACGTTTAGCAATGCATAAATTACCAGTGCGTTGCAAAATCGTTAAGAGAGGTGATGAATAA
- the rpmC gene encoding 50S ribosomal protein L29 — protein MIELRTKSVEDLIKLGEDRRAELFALKFQAAVGSLEQTHRIPSLRKDIARIEMLLGERRTAGEEVNKTIKADYSKAVVEAEKAGKEVRKKHKDMIEKLQQEQFGTGEQVSEDAIMAAMQNATEEPKEPIEIEVKEEKPAPAPKKEVVVEPKPAPAPKKEVVVEPKPAPAPKKEVVVEPKPAPAPKKEVVAKPKPAPAPKKEVVAKPKPAPAPKKEVVAKPKPAPAPKKEVVAKPKPAPAPKKEVVAKPKPAPAPKKEVVAKPKPAPAPKKEVVAKPKPAPAPKKEVVAKPKPAPAPKKEVVAKTPVKKPASAKVSSKVVPAGEAKATGKGKASLKDVNIKSAKVGVIKGDRIEGIDLKLSKKPANAKTYTFGSNVVEARRQIEEANKKLAERKAAKQQAAKSLIKGAK, from the coding sequence ATGATAGAATTAAGAACAAAATCAGTGGAAGATTTAATCAAACTTGGTGAAGATCGCCGTGCTGAATTATTCGCTCTTAAATTTCAAGCTGCTGTAGGTAGTTTAGAACAAACTCACAGAATTCCTTCACTTAGAAAAGACATTGCAAGAATTGAAATGTTATTAGGTGAAAGAAGAACAGCTGGAGAAGAAGTAAATAAAACTATTAAAGCAGATTATTCAAAAGCAGTTGTTGAAGCTGAAAAAGCTGGTAAAGAAGTTCGTAAAAAACATAAGGATATGATTGAAAAACTTCAACAAGAGCAATTTGGAACTGGAGAACAAGTTTCAGAGGATGCAATTATGGCAGCAATGCAAAATGCAACTGAGGAACCAAAAGAACCAATTGAAATAGAAGTTAAAGAAGAAAAACCTGCTCCTGCTCCTAAAAAAGAAGTGGTTGTAGAACCTAAACCTGCTCCTGCTCCTAAAAAAGAAGTGGTTGTAGAACCTAAACCTGCTCCTGCTCCTAAAAAAGAAGTGGTTGTAGAACCTAAACCTGCTCCTGCTCCTAAAAAAGAAGTGGTTGCTAAACCTAAACCTGCTCCTGCTCCTAAAAAAGAAGTAGTTGCTAAACCTAAACCTGCTCCTGCTCCTAAAAAAGAAGTAGTTGCTAAACCTAAACCTGCTCCTGCTCCTAAAAAAGAAGTAGTTGCTAAACCTAAACCTGCTCCTGCTCCTAAAAAAGAAGTAGTTGCTAAACCTAAACCTGCTCCTGCTCCTAAAAAAGAAGTAGTTGCTAAACCTAAACCTGCTCCTGCTCCTAAAAAAGAAGTAGTTGCTAAACCTAAACCTGCTCCTGCTCCTAAAAAAGAAGTAGTTGCTAAACCTAAACCTGCTCCTGCTCCTAAAAAAGAAGTAGTTGCTAAAACACCAGTTAAAAAACCAGCTAGCGCAAAAGTAAGTAGCAAAGTTGTTCCAGCTGGAGAAGCAAAAGCAACTGGAAAAGGAAAAGCGTCATTAAAAGATGTAAATATTAAATCTGCTAAGGTTGGGGTAATTAAAGGTGATCGTATTGAAGGTATTGACTTGAAACTTTCAAAAAAACCTGCCAATGCTAAAACATATACATTTGGATCAAATGTAGTAGAAGCAAGAAGACAAATTGAAGAAGCTAATAAAAAGTTAGCTGAAAGAAAAGCAGCTAAGCAACAAGCAGCAAAATCATTAATTAAAGGAGCTAAATAA
- the rpsQ gene encoding 30S ribosomal protein S17 has protein sequence MERNLRKTYTGRVVSDKMDKTITVLVETYKNHPIYKKRVKYSKKYKAHDENSSAQMGDRVEIMETRPMSKTKNFRLVRVVEKAII, from the coding sequence ATGGAAAGAAATTTAAGAAAAACTTATACTGGTAGAGTAGTTTCAGACAAAATGGATAAAACTATTACCGTATTAGTTGAAACATATAAAAACCACCCAATTTACAAGAAACGTGTTAAGTATTCAAAGAAATACAAAGCACACGATGAAAATTCGAGTGCTCAAATGGGAGACAGAGTTGAAATTATGGAAACTCGCCCAATGAGTAAAACTAAAAACTTTAGACTTGTTAGAGTTGTTGAAAAAGCAATTATCTAA
- the rplN gene encoding 50S ribosomal protein L14, whose protein sequence is MIQNESRLKVADNSGAKEILVIRNLGGSVRKFTNIGDIVVATVKSAAPGGTVKKGQVIKAVIVRTVRGLRRADGTYIKFSENAAVIIKDDKTPRGTRIFGPIAREVKDAGFAKIASLAPEVL, encoded by the coding sequence ATGATACAAAATGAATCAAGATTAAAAGTCGCTGATAACTCAGGTGCTAAAGAAATATTAGTTATTCGTAATTTAGGTGGAAGTGTTAGAAAATTCACAAATATTGGTGATATTGTTGTTGCAACTGTTAAATCGGCAGCTCCCGGTGGAACTGTTAAAAAAGGTCAAGTTATTAAAGCCGTTATTGTTAGAACTGTAAGAGGTTTAAGAAGAGCTGATGGTACATACATTAAGTTTTCTGAAAATGCTGCAGTAATCATCAAAGATGATAAAACACCAAGAGGTACTCGTATCTTTGGTCCAATCGCACGTGAAGTAAAGGATGCTGGATTTGCAAAAATTGCCTCTCTAGCTCCCGAAGTGCTATAG
- the rplX gene encoding 50S ribosomal protein L24, whose translation MNKSKILRGDVVKVIAGNYKGKIGPVVKVSKDKKRVYVEGIVAIKHAKPSQTDQEGGMKEIPASVDISNVSLVDPKNKNGFTKIGYKIADGKKVRIAKKSGVEVK comes from the coding sequence ATGAATAAATCAAAAATCTTAAGAGGAGATGTTGTAAAAGTTATCGCCGGAAATTACAAAGGAAAAATTGGACCAGTAGTTAAAGTATCAAAGGATAAAAAAAGAGTTTATGTTGAAGGAATTGTTGCAATTAAACATGCTAAACCTTCACAAACAGATCAAGAAGGTGGAATGAAAGAAATACCTGCATCAGTAGATATTTCAAATGTTTCATTGGTTGATCCAAAAAATAAAAATGGCTTTACAAAAATTGGATACAAAATTGCAGATGGAAAAAAAGTTAGAATTGCTAAAAAATCTGGCGTAGAAGTTAAATAG
- the rplE gene encoding 50S ribosomal protein L5, giving the protein MAKANVNRLEQKYKEKIIPELFKEKQYKSIMQVPKIAKVVINMGIGDAVQDTKKLDDAVIELQQITGQKPLVTKAKKSLAVFKLREGMPIGAKVTLRGKRMYEFLDKLISVALPRVRDFRGVPKTSFDKQGNYTMGIKEQIIFPEIDYDKVKKVRGMDITIVTTANQKDDAFSLLQKIGMPFVK; this is encoded by the coding sequence ATGGCAAAAGCAAATGTTAATAGATTAGAACAAAAATATAAAGAAAAAATCATCCCAGAATTATTTAAAGAAAAGCAATACAAATCAATCATGCAAGTTCCAAAAATAGCAAAAGTCGTTATCAACATGGGTATTGGAGATGCTGTACAAGACACTAAGAAATTAGATGATGCAGTAATCGAATTACAACAAATTACAGGACAAAAACCTCTTGTGACTAAGGCTAAAAAATCTTTAGCTGTATTCAAATTGCGTGAAGGTATGCCAATTGGAGCAAAAGTTACTTTAAGAGGAAAAAGAATGTATGAATTTTTAGATAAATTAATTTCAGTTGCGTTACCACGTGTGCGTGACTTTAGAGGGGTACCAAAAACTAGTTTTGATAAACAAGGAAACTACACAATGGGTATCAAAGAACAAATCATCTTTCCCGAAATAGACTATGATAAAGTTAAGAAAGTTCGTGGAATGGATATCACAATAGTTACAACAGCAAACCAAAAGGACGATGCATTCTCATTATTACAAAAAATAGGAATGCCCTTCGTTAAGTAA
- a CDS encoding type Z 30S ribosomal protein S14 produces MAKKSLKVKQAKVQKFKVREYTRCGNCGRPHSVLKKFNLCRVCFRDLAYKGQIPGIKKASW; encoded by the coding sequence ATGGCAAAAAAATCATTAAAAGTAAAACAAGCAAAAGTCCAAAAATTCAAAGTTAGAGAATACACACGTTGTGGAAATTGTGGTAGACCACATTCAGTTTTGAAAAAATTTAATCTATGCCGTGTATGCTTCAGAGATTTAGCATACAAAGGTCAAATCCCTGGTATTAAGAAAGCTTCATGATAG
- the rpsH gene encoding 30S ribosomal protein S8 — MTTDVIADMLTRIRNANQRFHKDVLIPGSKVKLEIANILKKEGFIEDFKVADDFKKDITISLKYKGKIRVIKGLKRISKPGLRVYSNSHDLPQVLNGLGIAIVSTSNGILTDKEARHQNIGGEVLAFVW, encoded by the coding sequence ATGACAACAGATGTAATCGCAGATATGCTTACTAGAATTAGAAATGCAAACCAACGTTTTCACAAAGACGTTCTAATTCCAGGAAGCAAAGTAAAATTGGAAATAGCAAACATTCTTAAAAAAGAAGGTTTCATCGAAGACTTCAAAGTTGCAGATGACTTTAAGAAAGACATTACTATAAGCTTAAAATACAAGGGGAAAATTAGAGTTATTAAAGGATTAAAAAGAATTTCAAAACCAGGATTAAGAGTTTACTCAAATTCTCATGACTTACCTCAAGTATTAAACGGTTTGGGTATTGCAATAGTTTCAACTTCAAACGGAATTTTGACAGATAAGGAAGCTCGTCACCAAAACATTGGTGGAGAGGTTCTAGCATTTGTTTGATAA
- the rplF gene encoding 50S ribosomal protein L6, with the protein MSRIGNRILSIPAGVEVKVETNNVVTIKGSKGELIQTFSHLIEIKVEGSELQTLRKNEQKHTKQLHGTTNSLIKGMLTGVSEGFVKELEIVGVGYRAALAGNKINLSLGFSHPVEYEVPNGILVEIPKPTEIKISGIDKQLVGEVAANIRAYRRPEPYKGKGVKYKDEKIIRKEGKAAGK; encoded by the coding sequence ATGTCACGTATAGGAAACAGAATATTAAGTATTCCCGCCGGAGTAGAGGTTAAAGTTGAAACAAATAACGTTGTAACTATAAAAGGATCAAAAGGTGAATTAATTCAAACTTTCAGCCATTTAATTGAAATTAAAGTTGAAGGTAGTGAATTACAAACTCTTAGAAAAAACGAACAAAAACATACAAAACAATTACATGGAACTACAAATTCATTAATTAAAGGAATGTTAACTGGAGTTAGCGAAGGATTTGTAAAAGAACTTGAAATTGTTGGGGTTGGTTATCGTGCTGCATTAGCTGGCAATAAAATCAACTTATCGCTAGGGTTTTCACACCCTGTAGAATACGAAGTTCCAAATGGAATTTTAGTAGAAATCCCAAAACCAACAGAAATTAAAATATCAGGAATTGATAAACAATTAGTTGGAGAAGTAGCAGCAAATATTAGAGCATATAGAAGACCAGAACCTTATAAAGGTAAGGGTGTTAAATACAAAGATGAAAAAATCATTAGAAAAGAAGGTAAAGCAGCTGGTAAGTAG
- the rplR gene encoding 50S ribosomal protein L18, with protein sequence MKYTKAEARKRRHYRVRNKVSGTSAKPRLNVFKSNSYFYAQIIDDASGVTLVSSSSIKMGFKNGRNVDAAKAVGKDIAEKAKSKKITNVVFDRGGYLFHGKVKAFAESAKENGMKF encoded by the coding sequence ATGAAATACACTAAAGCAGAAGCTAGAAAAAGAAGACACTATCGAGTAAGAAATAAAGTGTCTGGAACTAGTGCTAAACCAAGATTAAATGTATTTAAATCAAACTCATACTTCTATGCTCAAATAATTGATGATGCAAGTGGTGTTACATTAGTATCATCATCTTCAATAAAAATGGGATTTAAAAACGGACGTAACGTTGATGCAGCTAAAGCTGTGGGAAAAGATATTGCTGAAAAAGCAAAAAGTAAAAAAATAACTAATGTAGTATTTGATAGAGGTGGATATTTATTCCATGGTAAAGTAAAAGCTTTTGCAGAATCTGCAAAAGAAAATGGTATGAAATTCTAG
- the rpsE gene encoding 30S ribosomal protein S5 — protein MTEETKVVKTESTPKVDSSNQDKRETRPNNNNNNRPNGQRRDSKFNRNREDNPYEERVVTINRVTKVTKGGRRFRFAAVVVIGDKKGRVGLGTGKANEVPDAIKKAIKEARKSLIRIPLAGSTVPHDVMGHYGAGKVMIKPARKGTGVIAGGPVRAVVELAGISDIYTKSLGSNTPINMIRATLEGLQQMQTPEQIARLRGTQVEIKKETKEATIA, from the coding sequence ATGACAGAAGAAACAAAAGTTGTTAAAACTGAATCAACTCCAAAAGTAGATTCAAGCAACCAAGACAAAAGAGAAACTAGACCAAACAATAACAATAACAATAGACCTAACGGACAAAGAAGAGATTCAAAATTCAACAGAAACAGAGAAGACAACCCTTATGAAGAAAGAGTTGTTACTATTAACCGTGTTACAAAAGTTACAAAAGGTGGACGTAGATTCAGATTTGCAGCAGTTGTAGTTATTGGTGATAAAAAAGGTAGAGTTGGGTTAGGAACAGGAAAAGCTAACGAAGTACCAGATGCAATTAAGAAAGCTATTAAAGAAGCAAGAAAATCTTTAATTAGAATTCCATTAGCAGGTTCTACAGTACCTCATGATGTTATGGGACATTATGGTGCTGGAAAAGTTATGATTAAACCTGCAAGAAAAGGTACAGGAGTTATTGCTGGTGGTCCAGTTCGTGCTGTTGTTGAATTAGCTGGAATTTCAGATATCTATACAAAATCATTGGGATCAAATACACCTATCAATATGATAAGAGCTACATTAGAAGGTTTACAACAAATGCAAACACCAGAACAAATTGCAAGATTACGTGGAACTCAAGTTGAAATTAAAAAAGAAACTAAAGAAGCTACAATAGCTTAA
- the rplO gene encoding 50S ribosomal protein L15 translates to MKLHELKSTPGSKKDSTRVGRGMASGKGKTSTRGHKGQNSRSGGGVRPGFEGGQTPLFRRLPKIGFTSLNRKEFVLINLDKLETLGLTEVNHKTLMEKKIIKNEKTLVKVLGNGKITKSIKVKVNKVSKGAEELIKAAGGTIEVI, encoded by the coding sequence ATGAAATTACATGAATTAAAATCTACACCAGGAAGTAAAAAAGACTCAACACGTGTTGGTCGTGGTATGGCTTCTGGTAAAGGTAAAACATCAACTAGAGGACATAAAGGTCAAAATTCACGTTCTGGTGGAGGGGTAAGACCTGGATTTGAAGGGGGACAAACTCCTTTATTCAGAAGATTACCTAAAATAGGTTTTACAAGCTTAAATAGAAAAGAGTTTGTATTAATTAATTTAGATAAATTAGAAACATTAGGGTTAACTGAAGTAAATCATAAAACTTTAATGGAGAAAAAAATTATTAAAAATGAAAAAACATTAGTAAAAGTACTAGGAAATGGTAAAATTACTAAGTCAATAAAAGTTAAAGTAAATAAAGTATCAAAAGGCGCTGAAGAGTTAATTAAAGCTGCTGGTGGTACTATAGAGGTGATTTAG